In Fervidobacterium nodosum Rt17-B1, one genomic interval encodes:
- a CDS encoding MFS transporter — translation MAERLPMWKKWMYALGQLGWSLVSFAIGNALVYFYMPPETVNFPQFIQRGIVFAGLTIVGLALGVSRFFDAVTDPIVATLSDRSKLKLGRRRGFLAISVLPFAIFSFLPFLPPSANNFALNTAWLFATVIIFYWFMTMYVTPFFAWMSELGHDPNERLLLSTLISITWAIGYVIGTQVYLFQTLLEKAGFEPVRAFQLVVIVYGIIGFVLMLLPIIFIDEKRYCESHTVNEGGLEAIITAFKEKNFLIFVFQDLLYWVGLTGISLGLVYYVTVLLGLPKEQASQVQLIMFLLSFIFYVPVNFLAKKFGKKKLLMIGFIIFAIDFVFVSMLGKYNVSPIIQSYIVAILSAIPLAIFGILPNAMVADIAEAHGRETGNYKAAVFFGARTFMQKMGQTVAGLIFPSLFILGKNEVNEMGLRISAIVSLSFMILGYILLIFYNEKKILKTLGFAFEEK, via the coding sequence ATGGCTGAAAGATTGCCGATGTGGAAGAAGTGGATGTATGCTCTTGGTCAGCTTGGTTGGTCACTTGTGAGTTTTGCTATTGGAAATGCGCTTGTTTACTTTTACATGCCGCCAGAAACGGTTAACTTTCCACAATTTATTCAAAGAGGTATTGTATTTGCGGGTTTGACTATTGTTGGACTTGCTTTGGGAGTTTCAAGGTTTTTTGATGCGGTTACAGATCCAATTGTCGCGACGCTATCTGATAGAAGTAAATTAAAACTTGGTAGGAGGCGAGGATTTTTAGCAATTAGTGTTTTACCGTTTGCGATATTTTCTTTCTTACCTTTCTTACCTCCTTCGGCTAATAATTTTGCGTTAAATACCGCTTGGTTATTCGCAACTGTGATAATTTTCTATTGGTTTATGACTATGTACGTTACACCTTTCTTTGCTTGGATGAGTGAATTGGGGCATGATCCAAACGAAAGGTTACTTCTAAGTACACTTATTTCTATTACATGGGCAATTGGTTATGTAATTGGTACACAAGTCTATTTGTTCCAGACTTTGCTTGAAAAAGCAGGCTTTGAACCGGTAAGGGCATTTCAATTGGTAGTTATTGTCTATGGGATAATAGGTTTTGTGTTAATGCTTTTGCCAATTATATTCATCGATGAAAAGCGTTACTGCGAAAGTCATACCGTAAATGAAGGCGGTTTAGAGGCAATTATAACCGCGTTCAAGGAGAAAAATTTCTTAATATTTGTATTTCAAGATTTGCTCTATTGGGTTGGTTTGACTGGTATTAGCCTGGGACTTGTTTATTACGTTACGGTTTTATTGGGACTTCCAAAAGAGCAAGCTTCACAAGTGCAGCTTATAATGTTCTTATTATCCTTTATATTCTATGTTCCAGTCAACTTTTTAGCTAAGAAATTTGGTAAGAAAAAACTTTTAATGATTGGCTTTATCATCTTCGCAATTGATTTTGTATTTGTTTCGATGCTTGGTAAGTACAATGTATCTCCAATTATACAAAGTTACATTGTGGCTATTCTTTCTGCTATTCCTTTGGCTATATTTGGTATACTTCCGAACGCAATGGTTGCCGATATTGCGGAAGCTCACGGAAGGGAAACAGGAAATTACAAGGCTGCAGTTTTCTTTGGAGCAAGGACTTTCATGCAGAAGATGGGCCAAACGGTTGCTGGACTTATCTTTCCATCGTTATTTATCCTTGGCAAAAACGAAGTTAATGAAATGGGACTTAGAATTAGTGCTATAGTATCCCTTTCGTTTATGATTCTTGGATATATACTGTTGATATTCTACAATGAGAAGAAGATACTGAAGACCTTAGGTTTTGCGTTTGAAGAAAAATAA
- a CDS encoding heavy-metal-associated domain-containing protein yields the protein MARYLLKVPDISCNHCKMRIQKALEEIGEKDFEVKVAEKEVIIDTENIEKVVKKLEEIDYPVEQAIIQ from the coding sequence ATGGCAAGGTATTTGTTGAAAGTTCCTGATATTTCATGCAACCACTGTAAAATGCGAATTCAAAAAGCACTTGAAGAAATTGGAGAGAAAGACTTTGAAGTGAAAGTCGCTGAGAAAGAAGTAATAATAGACACGGAAAATATCGAAAAAGTTGTCAAAAAATTGGAAGAAATAGACTATCCAGTAGAACAAGCAATTATTCAATAA
- a CDS encoding heavy metal translocating P-type ATPase yields MELKEEKRTLKITGMTCANCARIVEKSLSKVEGVKFAAVNLATNTAFVVLEKEVDEEKLKKAVENVGYGVSDEPIEMIEEKRLKRIKSNMIIALALTIPLMILMFLHTSGKHIPYFKEIELIVSAIVIFYAGRDTIKGASIALLHKHSNMDTLILFGSATAWSTNILTYFGTNILPFGTIGAVIVSLHLLGRYIESYLRDRASKQVRELINLQAKEALVITDKGEILMPVEAIKEGSIVVVKPGERIPVDGIIVEGSTSIDESMITGESIPVSKEVNDEVVGGSLNLTGAIKIKVTKVGEDTFLSKIINLIQEAQGAKVPIQALADRITNWFVPMIISLATISAFVWYFNFENLNMLTQSIRSFLPWTLHTSDPLSFAVFVFLTTVVIACPCALGLATPMALIVGTSLAAKKGLLIRNAEAIQTAKEVGYVLFDKTGTLTEGKPQVIYTDLPESEYEKILAIENLSNHPLAKAVVDYLRTQINNKNNDIEIEKFEELHGKGVRARVNGDFYFIGKTENISAYEDYTINGCSIVEVRKNENILGFFAIQDVIRHDSREAIYKLSKMGITPVMVTGDNENTARFVAEKLGIKEVFANVKPEEKLDIVRKFQAKGKKVIMVGDGINDAAALKSADIGIAVSSGSDIALDNSDIIITKGGISKVVDAIEISKLTFKAIKTNLLFAFFYNVLAIPLAMFGLLHPAIAEGAMAMSSITVIINSMRIRKEKKPSCCS; encoded by the coding sequence ATGGAATTAAAAGAAGAGAAAAGGACATTGAAAATAACAGGTATGACTTGTGCAAATTGTGCGAGAATAGTTGAAAAATCACTTTCAAAAGTTGAAGGTGTGAAATTTGCTGCGGTAAATTTAGCCACAAATACCGCTTTTGTTGTACTTGAAAAAGAAGTAGATGAAGAAAAATTAAAAAAAGCTGTCGAAAATGTTGGATACGGTGTTTCTGACGAACCTATAGAAATGATAGAAGAAAAGAGATTGAAAAGAATAAAATCTAACATGATAATTGCTTTGGCATTGACCATTCCTCTAATGATTCTTATGTTTTTACACACGAGTGGTAAACATATTCCTTATTTCAAAGAGATTGAATTAATCGTTTCCGCAATAGTCATATTTTACGCTGGTAGAGACACAATAAAAGGAGCTAGCATCGCCCTTTTGCATAAACACTCAAATATGGATACGCTTATTCTTTTTGGTTCTGCTACAGCTTGGTCAACAAATATCTTGACTTATTTTGGCACTAATATCCTTCCTTTTGGTACAATTGGTGCTGTGATAGTTTCTTTGCATCTTCTTGGAAGATACATAGAATCGTATCTTAGAGACAGAGCATCGAAACAAGTAAGAGAATTAATTAATCTGCAAGCTAAGGAAGCGCTTGTAATAACGGACAAAGGTGAAATTTTAATGCCGGTTGAGGCAATAAAAGAAGGCTCCATAGTTGTCGTTAAACCAGGCGAAAGAATTCCAGTAGATGGAATTATAGTCGAAGGTAGTACATCCATAGACGAGTCTATGATTACAGGTGAATCGATACCTGTTTCAAAAGAAGTAAACGATGAAGTTGTTGGTGGTTCATTAAATCTTACAGGTGCTATAAAGATTAAAGTGACAAAAGTTGGTGAAGATACTTTTTTATCGAAGATAATAAATCTTATTCAAGAAGCTCAAGGCGCAAAGGTTCCAATTCAAGCATTAGCAGACAGGATAACAAACTGGTTTGTACCAATGATAATATCATTAGCTACAATAAGTGCTTTTGTTTGGTATTTCAATTTTGAAAATCTCAATATGCTAACTCAAAGCATAAGAAGTTTTCTTCCATGGACGCTCCATACATCAGATCCACTTTCGTTTGCGGTTTTCGTATTTTTGACAACCGTTGTTATAGCCTGTCCTTGCGCACTTGGTCTTGCAACTCCGATGGCGCTAATTGTCGGAACTTCTTTGGCTGCAAAAAAAGGATTACTTATAAGAAACGCCGAGGCTATTCAAACAGCTAAAGAGGTTGGATATGTACTCTTTGATAAAACTGGAACATTGACAGAAGGGAAACCACAGGTAATTTACACAGATTTGCCAGAAAGCGAGTATGAAAAAATACTGGCTATCGAAAATCTATCCAACCATCCTCTTGCAAAAGCTGTAGTTGATTATCTGAGAACGCAAATTAATAATAAAAATAACGATATTGAAATAGAAAAGTTTGAAGAACTGCACGGAAAAGGCGTAAGAGCAAGAGTGAATGGTGATTTTTATTTCATAGGAAAAACTGAAAATATATCAGCTTACGAAGATTACACAATAAACGGTTGCTCAATTGTGGAAGTGCGAAAAAACGAAAATATATTAGGTTTCTTTGCGATCCAAGATGTTATAAGGCACGATTCAAGAGAAGCGATATACAAATTAAGCAAAATGGGTATAACCCCTGTTATGGTTACTGGCGATAATGAAAATACCGCAAGATTTGTTGCAGAAAAACTCGGAATAAAAGAAGTATTTGCAAACGTCAAACCTGAGGAAAAATTGGATATCGTTAGAAAATTTCAAGCTAAAGGCAAGAAAGTTATAATGGTAGGCGATGGTATAAACGATGCAGCAGCTCTGAAAAGCGCGGATATAGGAATAGCCGTAAGTAGTGGAAGTGACATTGCGTTAGATAATTCTGATATAATTATTACAAAAGGTGGAATATCAAAAGTTGTTGATGCGATAGAAATATCTAAATTAACGTTCAAAGCTATCAAAACAAATTTACTTTTTGCGTTTTTCTACAACGTTTTGGCTATTCCACTTGCGATGTTTGGATTATTGCACCCAGCTATAGCAGAAGGCGCCATGGCGATGAGTTCAATTACAGTTATAATTAATTCCATGAGAATTAGAAAAGAAAAGAAGCCTTCATGTTGCAGTTAG